One Tumebacillus sp. BK434 genomic window carries:
- a CDS encoding polyprenyl synthetase family protein — MKLMDIYFSLKSDLDMVERRLLDEVHTSQYNLKKASSHLLKAGGKRIRPIFVLLAGKFGRYDAAQLTRVAAALELIHMASLVHDDVIDDAATRRGTPTVKSEWGDRMAMYTGDYIFARALVMLAEFSDVRIHQLLSESIVAMCEGEIEQIRDFYNKEQTLRTYLRRIKRKTALLLSISCTLGAMVAECTPREVRLLERYGYYAGMAFQIIDDILDLTSTPKKLGKPVGSDLRQGNLTLPVLFALQNSRDALRLRQLIGRDMTAAEVEEAVKIVKASGGIEYARRMADRYMEKCLHALQQLPDKDARSKLEGIAHFINERDH; from the coding sequence ATGAAGTTGATGGACATCTATTTTTCGCTCAAATCGGATCTTGACATGGTGGAGCGTCGGCTTCTTGACGAGGTGCACACTTCCCAGTACAACCTGAAGAAAGCATCTTCTCATCTGTTGAAAGCAGGCGGGAAGCGGATTCGTCCTATCTTCGTCTTGCTCGCCGGGAAGTTTGGCCGCTATGATGCCGCCCAGCTGACCCGGGTCGCCGCCGCGCTTGAGCTGATTCACATGGCCTCTCTCGTTCACGATGACGTGATCGACGATGCCGCCACGCGGCGCGGCACGCCCACCGTCAAGTCGGAATGGGGCGACCGGATGGCGATGTACACCGGCGACTACATCTTTGCTCGGGCGCTCGTCATGCTCGCCGAGTTCTCGGATGTTCGAATCCATCAACTTCTTTCGGAGTCGATCGTCGCCATGTGTGAAGGGGAGATCGAGCAGATTCGCGATTTCTACAACAAGGAGCAGACCTTGCGCACCTATCTGCGCCGCATCAAGCGCAAGACGGCGCTCCTGCTGTCGATCTCCTGCACCTTGGGCGCCATGGTCGCCGAATGTACGCCGCGTGAAGTGCGGCTCTTGGAGCGCTACGGCTACTATGCCGGGATGGCGTTTCAGATCATCGATGACATTCTCGACCTGACCTCGACTCCGAAAAAGCTTGGCAAGCCGGTCGGCTCCGACCTTCGCCAAGGCAATTTGACGCTTCCTGTGCTGTTTGCGCTGCAAAATTCGCGCGATGCACTGCGTCTGCGCCAGTTGATCGGCCGCGACATGACAGCGGCGGAAGTGGAAGAAGCGGTGAAGATCGTCAAGGCCTCGGGCGGCATCGAATATGCCCGTCGGATGGCCGACCGCTATATGGAGAAATGCTTGCACGCTCTGCAGCAGCTTCCGGACAAGGACGCCCGCTCAAAGCTGGAAGGCATCGCTCATTTCATCAACGAACGCGATCATTAA